A single Brevundimonas sp. M20 DNA region contains:
- a CDS encoding NADP-dependent oxidoreductase: protein MARTNRQWVLRQRPSGLIQPGDLELIEGTLPELNESEILVRTIYLSLDPTNRTWMNEAEGYLPAVPLGGVMRGLTLGVVEESRSERFKVGDVVTTAAGGWADYAVIPDSTASRVHRAPGLPLTANMSVLGMTGMTAWAGVTDVLKAKAGETIVISAAAGAVGSIAGQIAKAHGARVIGIAGGPDKCRWLTEDLGFDAAIDYKNEDVGAALDRLAPDGFEMNFENVGGDIMMAVFNRLKVHGRMAVCGLISSYNATKAPPSPNFSRIITHRLDVKGFLVLDYGHRAKEMVAEVGPMLADGRVQWKVHVDDGLEVALDSLNRLFTGDHDGKLLVRVSEEPAA from the coding sequence ATGGCTCGAACCAATCGTCAGTGGGTGCTGCGCCAGCGTCCCAGCGGCTTGATCCAGCCCGGAGATCTCGAGCTGATCGAAGGGACCCTGCCGGAGCTGAACGAATCCGAAATTCTTGTCCGGACCATCTATCTGTCGCTGGACCCGACCAACCGCACCTGGATGAACGAGGCGGAGGGCTATTTGCCCGCCGTGCCGCTGGGTGGGGTCATGCGCGGCCTGACCCTGGGCGTGGTCGAGGAAAGCCGGTCTGAGCGCTTCAAGGTCGGCGACGTGGTCACGACAGCAGCGGGCGGCTGGGCCGATTATGCGGTGATCCCGGACAGCACGGCCTCACGCGTTCATCGCGCGCCGGGCCTGCCGTTGACCGCCAACATGTCCGTGCTGGGCATGACCGGCATGACCGCCTGGGCGGGCGTCACCGATGTACTGAAGGCCAAGGCGGGCGAGACCATCGTCATCTCTGCCGCCGCCGGCGCCGTCGGCTCCATCGCGGGCCAGATCGCCAAGGCCCACGGCGCACGCGTCATCGGCATCGCGGGCGGCCCCGACAAGTGTCGCTGGTTGACCGAGGATCTCGGGTTCGACGCCGCCATCGACTACAAGAACGAAGACGTCGGCGCGGCGCTGGACCGTCTGGCTCCCGACGGGTTCGAGATGAATTTCGAGAATGTCGGCGGCGACATCATGATGGCCGTCTTCAATCGCCTGAAGGTGCACGGTCGCATGGCCGTCTGCGGCCTGATCTCCTCGTACAATGCGACCAAGGCGCCGCCATCGCCGAACTTCAGCCGGATCATCACCCACCGCCTCGACGTGAAGGGCTTCCTGGTTCTGGACTACGGTCATCGGGCGAAGGAAATGGTGGCCGAGGTCGGGCCGATGCTCGCCGACGGTCGGGTGCAATGGAAGGTCCACGTCGATGACGGACTGGAGGTCGCGCTGGACTCGCTGAACCGCTTGTTCACCGGCGACCATGACGGCAAGCTGCTGGTCAGGGTGTCGGAAGAGCCGGCCGCCTGA
- a CDS encoding aminotransferase class V-fold PLP-dependent enzyme — MSYKFLFSRALGLDPERLHFAAHSHHLWPDASFDGQVRAWVEANRFADRKWDLIFGEVIPEAQKHVAKELNLPSPDSVVFATNTHEFLLRIVSGVETKPVRILSTDGEFHSFRRQGERWEEAGEAVITRIPLHPFDTFEARFIAAAKAGSFDLIVVSQVFFRTGQVFSGIADLAELARPEGPWVVIDGYHGFMATPTDLSAVADKVFYVAGGYKYAMSGEGAGFLHAPDGFCPRPVITGWFAEFGDLEGPPGGVRYRTDGGRFWGATLEATPFYRFNGVRRMLDEAGLTTADVAAHARGLMQTFRDAVEAGRTGRLGKAELLNPLDSEGARARFLAFRHPDAQDWRKRLLDAGVVTDVRDDVIRFGFGLYQDEADVERLIAICAKVL, encoded by the coding sequence ATGAGCTACAAGTTCCTGTTCTCGCGCGCCCTCGGTCTGGACCCGGAGCGGCTGCATTTCGCCGCGCATAGCCATCATCTGTGGCCGGACGCCAGCTTTGACGGACAGGTCCGGGCGTGGGTCGAGGCCAATCGCTTCGCCGACCGGAAATGGGACCTGATCTTCGGAGAGGTCATTCCGGAAGCCCAGAAGCATGTCGCGAAGGAACTGAACCTCCCCTCGCCCGACAGCGTGGTGTTCGCGACGAACACCCATGAATTCCTGCTGCGCATCGTCTCGGGCGTGGAGACGAAGCCGGTCCGTATTCTGTCGACCGATGGCGAGTTCCACTCGTTCCGGCGTCAGGGCGAGCGCTGGGAAGAGGCGGGCGAGGCGGTGATCACCCGCATCCCGCTGCATCCGTTCGACACCTTCGAGGCTCGCTTCATCGCGGCGGCGAAGGCCGGAAGCTTCGATCTGATCGTGGTCAGTCAGGTCTTCTTCCGCACCGGGCAGGTGTTCAGCGGGATCGCCGACCTGGCCGAACTGGCGCGGCCGGAGGGCCCGTGGGTGGTCATCGACGGCTATCACGGCTTCATGGCGACGCCGACCGATCTGTCGGCGGTTGCGGACAAGGTCTTCTACGTCGCGGGTGGGTACAAATACGCCATGTCGGGCGAAGGCGCGGGCTTCCTGCACGCTCCGGACGGCTTCTGCCCCCGGCCGGTGATCACCGGCTGGTTCGCCGAGTTCGGCGATCTGGAGGGCCCTCCCGGCGGGGTGCGGTACCGCACCGACGGCGGCCGGTTCTGGGGCGCGACGCTGGAGGCCACGCCCTTCTATCGCTTCAACGGTGTGCGCCGGATGCTGGACGAGGCCGGTCTGACCACCGCCGACGTCGCCGCCCATGCCCGCGGCCTGATGCAGACCTTTCGGGACGCCGTTGAGGCCGGGCGGACCGGACGACTGGGCAAGGCCGAACTGTTGAACCCGCTCGACAGTGAAGGCGCCCGAGCCCGCTTCCTGGCCTTCCGGCACCCGGACGCGCAGGACTGGCGCAAGCGACTGCTGGACGCAGGCGTGGTGACTGACGTGCGTGACGACGTCATCCGCTTCGGCTTCGGCCTGTATCAGGACGAGGCCGACGTCGAACGACTGATCGCGATCTGCGCGAAGGTGCTCTGA
- a CDS encoding Fur family transcriptional regulator, whose protein sequence is MGDACHHHHHDGPPSADSVASALAAADARLTGEGERMTAARMRVLELLLAAGEPVKAYDLIARFGEDGQPAKPPTVYRALEFLERKGLAHRIASISAYVACSSGAVDHSAAFLICDCCGATEEIPAAIAEGLNRAAADVGYVIERTTIEAHGRCPACRTAA, encoded by the coding sequence ATGGGCGACGCCTGCCACCATCACCACCACGACGGTCCACCGTCCGCCGACTCCGTGGCTTCGGCTCTGGCGGCTGCCGACGCGCGCCTGACGGGCGAGGGCGAGCGCATGACCGCCGCCCGCATGCGGGTGCTGGAGCTGTTGCTGGCCGCCGGCGAGCCGGTGAAGGCCTATGACCTGATCGCCCGCTTCGGAGAGGACGGCCAGCCGGCCAAGCCGCCCACAGTCTATCGCGCGCTCGAGTTTCTCGAGCGCAAGGGGCTGGCCCACCGCATCGCCTCGATCAGCGCCTATGTGGCCTGTTCGTCCGGCGCCGTGGATCATTCGGCGGCCTTCCTGATCTGTGACTGCTGCGGCGCTACCGAAGAAATCCCGGCCGCGATCGCCGAGGGCCTTAACCGGGCCGCCGCCGATGTCGGCTATGTGATCGAGCGCACCACCATCGAGGCGCACGGGCGTTGCCCGGCCTGTCGGACCGCTGCCTGA
- a CDS encoding TonB-dependent receptor — protein MTLPAVSRAALLTALGWSALAGAAAAQTAPQQPATELDEVVVTGAPFGINQRATTIATTVVDQEALAQAPAASLGDLLNGLPGVRSTDFAPGASRPVIRGLSGPRVQVLTNGIGLIDASSVSPDHQVATDPAEANRIEIVRGPATLAYGGTAIGGVVNVLDGRIPDRLPDGVDGMVSTQASSVDDGWAASGRATFALGPIAVNLDGIKKDASDYDIPAPAISQRLADAEGISRGEGGTQPNSFSELESWGLGASYIGSRGYIGASYKDLSSTYGTVAEPDVFIELKQTREDVRGELRFDSGPFQAVRGSAGHAEYTHTEFEGPGEPGTIFNSDGQEGRIDLVQRERNGWNGAIGVQALSRTFEAIGDEAFVPSSKIEETGIYTVQRLDRDGWGLEGGLRYDRRTLAADPLDGSARVDRSFDNWSGSAAAFIRPTHNLFLGLSLAHNERAPSEVELFADGLHVATAVYETGDVTLDNEKVTTLEGTIHFDAGRFRGDLHVYASKYDGFIDERPTGATFVDDGEEFPIFQFTQTDAEFRGFEAEASYELWSSGDRALSLEGAADYVHADTDLGPAARIPPYSVTGRLAWTSTPFDATFEVRHVGEQDRLADYELGTDSYTLVNLSGAWRPFADRNVSVFAEAHNLTDEEAREHVSFLKDVAPLPGRNLRVGVSYRF, from the coding sequence ATGACCCTCCCCGCAGTCTCCCGCGCCGCCCTCCTGACCGCCCTCGGCTGGAGCGCCCTGGCCGGCGCCGCCGCCGCCCAGACCGCTCCGCAACAGCCTGCGACTGAACTGGATGAAGTGGTCGTCACCGGCGCTCCCTTCGGAATCAATCAGCGCGCCACCACCATCGCCACCACCGTGGTCGATCAGGAAGCCCTCGCCCAGGCGCCCGCCGCCTCGCTGGGCGATCTGCTCAACGGCCTGCCGGGCGTGCGTTCTACCGACTTCGCGCCGGGCGCCAGCCGCCCGGTCATCCGGGGCCTGTCGGGCCCTCGGGTTCAGGTTCTGACCAACGGCATCGGCCTGATCGACGCCAGCTCGGTCTCCCCGGACCACCAGGTCGCCACTGACCCCGCTGAAGCCAACCGGATCGAGATCGTGCGGGGGCCGGCGACCCTGGCCTACGGCGGCACCGCCATCGGCGGCGTCGTGAACGTTCTGGACGGCCGCATCCCGGACCGCCTGCCGGACGGTGTGGACGGCATGGTCTCCACCCAGGCGTCCAGCGTCGATGACGGCTGGGCTGCCTCGGGCCGCGCCACCTTCGCGCTCGGCCCCATCGCCGTGAATCTGGATGGGATCAAGAAGGACGCCTCGGACTACGACATCCCGGCCCCCGCGATCTCGCAACGGCTGGCCGACGCCGAGGGCATTTCGCGCGGCGAGGGCGGCACGCAGCCGAACAGCTTCTCCGAACTGGAAAGCTGGGGCCTGGGCGCGTCATATATCGGGTCGCGCGGCTATATCGGCGCGTCGTACAAGGACCTCTCATCGACCTACGGCACTGTGGCCGAGCCGGACGTCTTCATCGAGCTGAAGCAGACGCGTGAAGACGTGCGCGGCGAGCTGCGCTTCGACAGCGGCCCGTTCCAGGCGGTGCGCGGGTCGGCCGGCCACGCCGAGTACACTCACACCGAGTTTGAGGGTCCGGGCGAGCCCGGCACGATCTTCAACTCCGACGGTCAGGAAGGCCGGATCGATCTGGTCCAGCGTGAGCGGAACGGCTGGAACGGGGCGATCGGCGTACAGGCGCTGTCGCGCACCTTCGAGGCGATCGGCGATGAGGCCTTCGTGCCCTCCAGCAAGATCGAGGAGACGGGCATCTATACGGTCCAGCGTCTGGACAGGGACGGTTGGGGGCTGGAGGGCGGCCTGCGTTATGATCGCCGCACCCTCGCCGCCGATCCGTTGGACGGCAGCGCCCGCGTGGATCGCAGCTTTGACAACTGGTCCGGCTCGGCGGCCGCCTTCATCCGCCCGACCCACAATCTGTTCCTGGGCCTGAGCTTGGCGCACAATGAGCGCGCGCCGTCCGAAGTCGAACTGTTCGCCGACGGCCTGCACGTCGCCACCGCTGTCTACGAGACAGGCGATGTGACGCTGGACAACGAAAAGGTCACCACCCTCGAAGGCACCATCCACTTCGACGCGGGCCGTTTCCGCGGCGACCTGCACGTGTATGCGTCGAAGTATGACGGCTTCATCGATGAACGCCCGACCGGCGCGACCTTCGTCGACGACGGCGAGGAATTCCCGATCTTCCAGTTCACCCAGACAGACGCGGAGTTCCGGGGTTTCGAGGCCGAAGCCTCGTATGAGCTGTGGAGCTCGGGTGATCGCGCGCTGTCACTGGAAGGCGCCGCCGACTATGTCCATGCCGATACCGATCTGGGGCCCGCGGCCCGGATCCCGCCGTACAGCGTGACCGGCCGTCTGGCCTGGACCTCGACGCCGTTCGACGCGACCTTCGAAGTTCGCCACGTCGGCGAGCAGGATCGTCTGGCCGACTACGAACTGGGCACCGACAGTTACACGCTGGTGAACCTGTCGGGCGCCTGGCGCCCCTTCGCCGACAGGAACGTCTCGGTCTTCGCCGAGGCGCACAACCTGACCGATGAGGAAGCGCGGGAGCACGTCAGCTTCCTCAAGGATGTGGCCCCGCTCCCGGGCCGCAACCTGCGCGTGGGCGTCAGCTACCGCTTCTAG
- a CDS encoding CoA-acylating methylmalonate-semialdehyde dehydrogenase, which yields MRDINHFIGGASFVGASDRFSDVFNPNTGEVQARVQLATTGEVDRAVQAAQAAFDGWSSTNPQRRARVMFEFKRLVEANMNELAELLSSEHGKVIADSKGDIQRGLEVIEFACGIPHVLKGEYTHGAGPGIDVYSMRQPLGVVSGITPFNFPGMIPMWMFGVAIAVGNTFVLKPSERDPSVPVRLAELMMEAGAPAGVLNVVHGDKTAVDAILTHPLVHAVSFVGSSDIAHYVYQMGAQHGKRVQAMGGAKNHGIVLPDADMDQVIKDLSGAAFGSAGERCMALPVVVPVGQKTADELRERMVAEIDTLRVGVSTDASAHYGPVVTAAHKARVEGWIDQGVKDGAELVVDGRGFKLQGHENGYFVGPSLFDHVKPDMESYKEEIFGPVLQIMRAASFEEALSLPSKHQYGNGVAIFTQNGRAARDFAARVNVGMVGINVPIPVPVAYHTFGGWKRSAFGDTNQHGMEGVKFWTKVKTITARWPDSELEHADSSFVIPTMG from the coding sequence ATGCGTGATATCAACCACTTCATCGGCGGCGCGTCGTTCGTCGGCGCCTCGGATCGCTTCAGCGACGTGTTCAACCCGAACACCGGCGAGGTTCAGGCCCGTGTCCAGCTGGCGACGACCGGCGAGGTCGATCGCGCGGTTCAGGCCGCCCAGGCCGCCTTTGACGGCTGGTCCTCGACCAATCCCCAGCGCCGCGCCCGGGTGATGTTCGAGTTCAAGCGTCTGGTCGAGGCCAACATGAACGAGCTGGCCGAGCTGCTCAGCTCGGAGCACGGCAAGGTCATCGCCGACTCGAAAGGCGACATCCAGCGTGGTCTGGAAGTGATCGAGTTCGCCTGCGGCATCCCTCACGTCCTGAAGGGTGAGTACACCCACGGCGCCGGCCCCGGCATCGACGTCTATTCGATGCGTCAGCCGTTGGGCGTGGTCTCGGGCATCACCCCGTTCAACTTCCCCGGCATGATCCCGATGTGGATGTTCGGCGTGGCCATCGCCGTCGGCAACACCTTCGTGCTGAAGCCGTCCGAGCGTGACCCGTCCGTGCCGGTCCGTCTGGCTGAACTGATGATGGAGGCGGGCGCCCCCGCCGGCGTCCTGAACGTCGTGCATGGCGACAAGACCGCCGTCGACGCCATCCTGACCCACCCGCTGGTTCACGCCGTCAGCTTCGTCGGCTCATCCGACATCGCCCATTACGTCTATCAGATGGGCGCCCAGCACGGGAAACGCGTCCAGGCCATGGGCGGCGCCAAGAACCACGGCATCGTCCTGCCGGACGCCGATATGGATCAGGTCATCAAGGACCTGTCCGGTGCGGCCTTCGGCTCGGCCGGCGAGCGTTGCATGGCCCTTCCGGTGGTGGTGCCGGTCGGGCAGAAGACCGCCGATGAACTGCGCGAGCGCATGGTCGCCGAGATCGACACCCTGCGCGTCGGCGTTTCGACCGACGCCTCGGCTCACTACGGCCCGGTCGTCACCGCCGCCCACAAGGCCCGCGTCGAAGGCTGGATCGATCAGGGCGTCAAGGACGGCGCCGAGCTGGTCGTCGACGGTCGCGGCTTCAAGCTGCAGGGCCATGAGAACGGCTACTTCGTCGGCCCGTCGCTGTTCGACCACGTGAAGCCGGACATGGAATCCTACAAGGAAGAGATCTTCGGCCCGGTCCTGCAGATCATGCGCGCCGCCAGCTTCGAGGAGGCGCTGAGCCTGCCGTCGAAGCACCAGTACGGCAACGGCGTCGCCATCTTCACCCAGAACGGCCGCGCGGCCCGAGACTTCGCCGCCCGTGTGAACGTCGGCATGGTCGGCATCAATGTGCCGATCCCGGTGCCGGTCGCCTATCACACCTTCGGCGGCTGGAAGCGCTCGGCCTTCGGCGACACAAACCAGCACGGCATGGAAGGCGTGAAGTTCTGGACCAAGGTCAAGACCATCACCGCCCGCTGGCCGGACAGCGAGCTGGAACACGCCGACAGCAGCTTCGTCATCCCGACGATGGGGTGA
- a CDS encoding acyl dehydratase: MTEPLHVHFEDLGVGEVVPLGACMVDQAALEVFVERFLPGWDVAYGAPDAMVYALWSRLYADKAAGWAQSKVLAVDGLRYMRNPPAGELLRGRVTIMGKDPVGDEKGIVIAQQDLLDEAGRLVFSCLTRSLLARR; the protein is encoded by the coding sequence ATGACCGAACCCCTGCACGTCCATTTCGAGGATCTGGGCGTGGGCGAGGTGGTGCCGCTGGGGGCCTGCATGGTCGATCAGGCGGCGCTGGAGGTGTTTGTTGAGCGCTTTCTCCCCGGCTGGGACGTCGCTTATGGGGCTCCGGACGCCATGGTCTACGCCCTGTGGAGCCGGCTGTACGCCGACAAGGCCGCGGGCTGGGCCCAATCAAAGGTGCTGGCGGTCGATGGGCTGCGCTACATGCGAAATCCACCCGCCGGCGAGTTGTTGCGCGGGCGCGTGACCATCATGGGCAAGGATCCGGTCGGAGATGAGAAGGGCATCGTCATCGCTCAGCAGGATCTGCTCGACGAGGCGGGGCGACTGGTTTTCTCCTGCCTCACCCGGTCCTTGCTCGCCCGCAGATAA
- a CDS encoding SapC family protein: MTDTIAQNAGLSGNVLFYSQPEPLSVEAHGTLGVDAVAKPYAFAGSSNLVPLTVTEFAPAALSYPVIFAGESKQPVAVMGLRQGENLFVSDEGDFRPEAYIPAYVRRYPFVFANDDVQKRLILCVDRAASFISEGGQTPLFVDGQPSPYTQQAMEFCNNFEQERQRTDAFVKLLTDLDLFESKEAVFTPRNPDGTAGTPQKLAEYFAISEDKLKALSPEKLVELRDNGALGQIYAHLVSLLGWDRLIAMAFQKAATQPAAANA; encoded by the coding sequence ATGACCGACACTATCGCCCAGAATGCCGGCCTGTCCGGAAACGTCCTCTTCTACAGCCAACCGGAGCCGCTGTCGGTCGAAGCCCACGGCACGCTGGGCGTCGATGCCGTCGCGAAGCCCTATGCGTTCGCCGGCTCGTCGAACCTGGTTCCGCTGACGGTCACCGAGTTCGCGCCCGCCGCCCTGTCCTACCCGGTCATCTTCGCCGGTGAATCCAAGCAACCCGTCGCCGTGATGGGCCTGCGTCAGGGCGAGAACCTGTTCGTGAGCGACGAAGGCGACTTCCGTCCGGAAGCCTACATCCCGGCCTACGTCCGCCGCTATCCGTTCGTCTTCGCCAATGACGACGTCCAGAAGCGTCTTATCCTGTGCGTTGATCGCGCCGCGTCCTTCATCTCGGAAGGCGGCCAGACGCCACTGTTCGTCGACGGCCAGCCGTCGCCCTACACCCAGCAGGCGATGGAGTTCTGCAACAATTTCGAGCAGGAGCGTCAACGCACCGACGCCTTCGTAAAGCTGCTGACCGATCTCGACCTGTTCGAAAGCAAGGAAGCGGTCTTCACGCCGCGCAACCCGGACGGCACCGCCGGCACGCCGCAGAAGCTGGCTGAGTACTTCGCCATCTCGGAAGACAAGCTGAAGGCCCTGTCGCCCGAGAAGCTTGTCGAACTGCGTGACAACGGCGCCCTGGGCCAGATCTACGCCCACCTCGTGTCGCTGCTGGGCTGGGACCGCCTGATCGCCATGGCCTTCCAGAAGGCCGCGACGCAACCGGCCGCCGCCAACGCCTGA
- a CDS encoding NepR family anti-sigma factor — MTDNSNPPGKPAKGGAGLEEARLRQQAIGVKLRHMFDEVVNEPVPDEFLDILRRADERSEGGGA; from the coding sequence ATGACAGACAACTCCAACCCTCCGGGGAAACCGGCCAAGGGCGGCGCCGGCCTCGAAGAGGCCCGCCTGCGTCAACAGGCCATCGGCGTGAAGCTGAGGCATATGTTCGACGAGGTGGTGAACGAGCCCGTTCCCGATGAATTCCTCGACATTCTGCGTCGCGCTGACGAGCGGTCCGAGGGAGGCGGCGCATGA
- a CDS encoding response regulator — MSLLARLAPHLPYVRRYARALTGDQTTGDNYVRVALEALAAGERQLPTDMTPRVALYHVFHAIWASTGAQLEDKSGIEGRDDAAGRLMRIAPKSRQAFLLTALEGFTPSEAAQILEADALDVERLISEAQSDIDAELATDVLIIEDEAIISADIESLVKELGHHVTGIATTHDEAVDAVARHRPGLVLADIQLADGSSGIDAVKDILKRIDVPVIFITAFPERLLTGERPEPTFLITKPFQPETVKAAISQALFFHPSRQKEAA, encoded by the coding sequence ATGAGCCTGCTGGCCCGCCTTGCGCCGCACCTGCCCTATGTTCGCCGTTACGCTCGCGCGCTTACCGGCGATCAGACGACGGGCGATAATTACGTCCGTGTCGCCCTTGAGGCCCTGGCCGCCGGAGAGCGGCAATTGCCGACCGATATGACGCCGCGCGTGGCGTTGTATCATGTGTTCCACGCCATCTGGGCCTCGACGGGCGCACAGCTGGAAGACAAGAGCGGCATCGAAGGCCGCGATGACGCCGCGGGCCGTCTGATGCGGATCGCGCCCAAGTCGCGTCAGGCTTTTCTGCTGACCGCCCTCGAAGGGTTCACCCCCTCGGAAGCCGCCCAGATCCTGGAAGCCGACGCGCTGGACGTCGAGCGACTGATCTCGGAAGCGCAATCGGACATCGACGCGGAGCTCGCGACGGACGTCCTGATCATCGAGGATGAGGCGATCATTTCCGCGGACATCGAAAGTCTGGTGAAGGAGTTGGGCCACCACGTCACCGGCATCGCGACCACCCATGACGAAGCCGTCGACGCCGTCGCGCGCCATCGTCCGGGGCTGGTGCTGGCCGATATCCAGCTGGCCGACGGTTCCTCGGGCATCGACGCTGTGAAGGACATCCTTAAGCGGATCGACGTGCCGGTGATCTTCATCACCGCCTTCCCTGAACGTCTGCTGACCGGAGAGCGGCCCGAGCCGACCTTCCTGATCACCAAGCCCTTCCAGCCCGAAACGGTGAAGGCGGCGATCAGTCAGGCGCTGTTCTTCCATCCATCGCGCCAGAAGGAAGCGGCCTGA
- a CDS encoding sigma-70 family RNA polymerase sigma factor → MNAAPKPPSADDNAFKKELVTLIPHLRAFARTLTGDPTAADDLAQDAMMKAWDARASYQMGTNMKAWTFMILRNQFYSEKRRSWRQSQLDQEAAERTLVAVDDPESPVALDELRLALATLPEEQREALILVGAGGFAYEEAAEICQCAVGTVKSRVSRARKALQATLEKGGYARDGRAAGDAMRSILADADRLSSVRN, encoded by the coding sequence ATGAATGCCGCCCCCAAGCCTCCGTCGGCTGATGACAACGCCTTCAAAAAGGAACTCGTCACCCTGATCCCGCATCTGCGGGCCTTCGCGCGCACCCTGACGGGCGACCCCACGGCCGCCGACGATCTGGCGCAGGACGCGATGATGAAGGCGTGGGACGCCCGCGCCAGCTACCAGATGGGCACCAACATGAAGGCGTGGACCTTCATGATCCTGCGCAACCAGTTCTATTCCGAGAAGCGTCGGTCGTGGCGCCAGTCGCAACTGGATCAGGAGGCCGCCGAACGGACTCTGGTGGCGGTGGACGATCCGGAATCGCCCGTCGCTCTGGACGAGTTGCGTCTGGCCCTCGCCACCCTGCCCGAGGAACAGCGTGAAGCGTTGATCCTGGTCGGCGCCGGGGGGTTCGCCTATGAGGAGGCCGCCGAAATCTGCCAGTGCGCGGTCGGCACCGTGAAGAGCCGGGTCTCCAGAGCCCGCAAGGCGCTGCAGGCGACGCTTGAGAAAGGCGGGTATGCCCGTGATGGCCGCGCCGCCGGCGACGCCATGCGTTCCATCCTTGCAGATGCCGACCGCCTGAGCAGCGTCCGGAACTGA
- a CDS encoding alpha/beta fold hydrolase, whose protein sequence is MDAIRLSPPRRLSLPVENRWGAGAMSVLDFGDPKRPVDLVFVHANGFNAMTYRTLLAPLSGTLRIWAPDLRGHGQSDLPANTAGRRGWTDHRDDLTALLEGLDGPPVVLAGHSMGGTSSLLAAAERPDKVSKLVLMDPVIWGRLTVGLFRLPLFDRMASHIPLVKGALKRRSVFESREKALSGYIGRGAFRGWPEMMIADYLTDGLVETSDGFTLACRPDWEASNYAEQSHDPWTAMKRLDRPVRILKAEAGSTCSVATDPRRLPNVTVETVHGGTHFFPMLKADVARDALFDAAV, encoded by the coding sequence ATGGACGCGATCCGGCTCTCCCCGCCCCGTCGCCTGAGCCTTCCGGTCGAGAACCGGTGGGGCGCCGGCGCCATGTCCGTTCTCGATTTCGGCGACCCGAAGCGACCGGTGGATCTGGTCTTCGTTCACGCCAACGGCTTCAACGCCATGACCTATCGCACCCTGCTGGCGCCCCTGTCGGGCACGCTGCGCATCTGGGCGCCTGATTTGCGCGGACATGGCCAGTCGGACTTGCCGGCGAACACGGCCGGTCGCCGGGGCTGGACGGACCATCGCGATGACCTGACCGCGCTGCTGGAGGGACTGGATGGGCCGCCGGTGGTTCTGGCCGGCCATTCCATGGGCGGAACCTCATCCCTGCTGGCCGCCGCCGAGCGCCCGGACAAGGTGTCGAAGCTGGTGTTGATGGACCCGGTCATCTGGGGCCGGCTGACCGTCGGCCTGTTCCGGTTGCCGCTGTTCGACCGCATGGCTTCTCACATCCCGCTGGTGAAGGGGGCGCTGAAGCGTCGCTCGGTGTTCGAGAGCCGGGAGAAAGCCCTCAGCGGCTACATCGGTCGCGGCGCCTTCCGGGGCTGGCCGGAAATGATGATCGCCGACTATCTGACCGACGGTCTGGTCGAGACGTCCGACGGCTTCACCCTGGCCTGCCGCCCCGATTGGGAAGCCTCCAACTACGCCGAACAGTCCCACGATCCGTGGACGGCGATGAAGCGGCTGGATCGCCCGGTGCGTATTCTGAAGGCCGAGGCCGGGTCCACCTGCTCGGTCGCGACGGACCCGCGTCGCCTGCCGAACGTCACCGTCGAGACCGTCCACGGCGGCACGCATTTCTTCCCGATGCTCAAGGCCGACGTCGCCCGCGACGCCCTGTTCGACGCGGCGGTCTGA